From Bradyrhizobium erythrophlei:
GGCAGCGTGCCTGAGTAGTTCTTGGCGAGGAACTCGGGCTTCTTGTGCTCGCCTTTCCAAAGATCGACCGACACAAACTGGACGCGCGACTGCAGGTTCTTCTCGGCCAAAGCTATACGGACGCGAGCCGGATAAGGGCCGGTGGGCCAATCGTAAATCTTCATCGTCATCATCTCCTTTTTCTACCTGCCACTTGGTAGATAATGTATAGGGCTTCAAATTTGTCCGGTCAACGCCTATCTGTCACTTGGTAGGTTATTGGCTACGAAGCGGTGAGGCAGTGACATGAGTTCAAGCTCTCGCGAGGCCATTCTGGCGGCCGCCAGAAGGACCGCACAAGCGCATGGCTACAGCGGCTTGAATTTCCGCGATCTCGCGGATGAAGTGGGCATCAAGGCCGCGAGCATCCACTATCACTTCCCGAGCAAGGCTGATCTCGGCGCGGCAGTAGCGAGGCGCTATTGGGAGGACACAGCGGCCCACCTCGAGTCTATGTTGGCCGGAACCTCGGATCCGGTCCGCTGCCTGCACCAGTATCCCGATATTTTTCGCAAGTCGCTCGAGAGCGATAATCGTATGTGCCTCTGCAGCTTCATGGCTGCCGAACATGATGACCTGCCGGAAGCCGTGAAGAAGGAGGTCCAGACCTTTTCCGATGTGAACATCGCGTGGCTGAGCAGGGTTCTGTCCGCTGCAGCCCTGGTCAGTTCCGAGGAGAGCGAACGGCGGGCTCGTGCCATCTTCGCTGCCGTCGCCGGCGCTCAGCTCATTGCGAGGAGCCGCTCGGATATCTCACTCTATGACGCGTTAATCGATAGCTATCGCGTGGCTGGTCTCCTGCCCGCGTAGACGGTCCGCGCAGGACGAAGTTCTGGCGCGCCACGCAGAACATGCCGCCAAGGCGCTCGGCCTCACGATACCGGAATCGTTCCTGCTGCGCGCCGACTAGGCGATCGAATAAAGCAGGCAATTGCTGCGTAGCATGAGTCTGTCCATGGCATTTTCGGACATTGCTGCTTTAGCCAATGTCCGCTTCGCGCCAGAAAGCGGTCGCTCCATATCGCTCATCAAGAGGCATCGGACGGGGATCATTCAACACCGGCGTCCGGTTAAGTTTTCTCAGACCGTCTCGCCTTCTTGCTGTTGACTGGCGGTTTCGGCACTTTGCCCGTTTCCACCGGAATTTGCTTCAGGCGATCGACAAACCATCGGCCGGCGGGCCCAGGCGGTGACTTGGTCTGCCAGACCGCCGACATCGTTAGAATCAAGCCATCGGGAGGCACGTCCTCGATCGGCAGCACGGAAAGGCGACCCTCTTCCAGATCCTTGCGCACGGCATGCAATGGCATTCCGCCCCAACCGAGACCCTTGAGCAAAAAATGATGCTTGGCGAAGAGGTCGGCAAGCCGCCAGGTCGCAGCCGACATGACGCCGAATTCGCGTCCCGAGGATAGCTCCGACCTGTCGGTGAGAACGATCTGGGTATGTTTTGCAAGAACCTCCTTGGGAAGCTTGCCCCGGTAGGAAGTCAGTGCATGATCACGGGCCGCAACCATGAGAAACGCGATGCCGGGCAACCGCTCATAGGTCAGTGTATCCGGAATCACCGGGAGTGACCCGACGACGCCGATGCTGCAACGGCCGTCAAGCACGGGCTTAATGGCTCCTCCGAGCGCCTCGACATAGATGCGCAGCGCCACTCCCGGGTATTTCTGCCGAAACTCCTTGGCCACCTGCGTGATCGCATCGATCGGATAGAAGACGTCAATCACCACGGACAATTCCGGCTCCAGGCCGGCCGACATGCCCTTCGCTCGCGCCTTCAGCAAGTCGACCCCGGCGATAATGCTGCGGGCATCGCCCAGAATGGCCGATCCCGCCGCGGTGAGTTTGGGGTAGCGACCGGAGCGGTCGAACAACTGCACGCCGATCTGTTCCTCAAGATTGCTGATTGTCTCACTCACAACAGACTGCGAGCGCAACAACTTGCGGGAGGCGGCAGAAAAGCTTCCTTCATCGACCGCGGCGATGAAGGTACGCAATTGATCGAGAGAGACGGCGTCGAGCATGGGACCTACCTATCGACCAAACCGATGCTAAAGCGCAGGA
This genomic window contains:
- a CDS encoding TetR/AcrR family transcriptional regulator, which produces MSSSSREAILAAARRTAQAHGYSGLNFRDLADEVGIKAASIHYHFPSKADLGAAVARRYWEDTAAHLESMLAGTSDPVRCLHQYPDIFRKSLESDNRMCLCSFMAAEHDDLPEAVKKEVQTFSDVNIAWLSRVLSAAALVSSEESERRARAIFAAVAGAQLIARSRSDISLYDALIDSYRVAGLLPA
- a CDS encoding LysR family transcriptional regulator, giving the protein MLDAVSLDQLRTFIAAVDEGSFSAASRKLLRSQSVVSETISNLEEQIGVQLFDRSGRYPKLTAAGSAILGDARSIIAGVDLLKARAKGMSAGLEPELSVVIDVFYPIDAITQVAKEFRQKYPGVALRIYVEALGGAIKPVLDGRCSIGVVGSLPVIPDTLTYERLPGIAFLMVAARDHALTSYRGKLPKEVLAKHTQIVLTDRSELSSGREFGVMSAATWRLADLFAKHHFLLKGLGWGGMPLHAVRKDLEEGRLSVLPIEDVPPDGLILTMSAVWQTKSPPGPAGRWFVDRLKQIPVETGKVPKPPVNSKKARRSEKT